One genomic window of Solanum dulcamara chromosome 12, daSolDulc1.2, whole genome shotgun sequence includes the following:
- the LOC129876738 gene encoding G2/mitotic-specific cyclin C13-1-like produces the protein MVDEENKVPAGTASRASNKRTFDSIAISNENDPLQIPERPFPVTKKRVVLGELNNLGNVVVSIQNSDFTETHESKRKIKLTKTTTRNVVKDTVDPETSINSSPKVYLQKCAYGPLIYQHLHSLEVEERRRPLSNYMEKVQNNLIPTMRMVLVDWLVEVAEEYKLVSDTLYLAVSYIDRFLSSHVLAMERLQLLGVSCMLVASKYEEISPPHVEDFCYITDNTYTREEVVNMERDLLSFLNFEISSPTTITFLRIFIKAAQDNFSFLTLQFEFLSCYLAELSLLDYSCVRFLPSMTAASAIFLSRFTVLPKVRPWTMALQQCTGYKPSELKDCVLVIHELQSGRREATGRALREKYMNHKYKCVAALHPPDIPACFFDDA, from the exons ATGGTCGACGAGGAGAATAAAGTGCCCGCCGGCACCGCCAGTAGAGCATCCAATAAACGGACCTTTGATTCCATAGCCATATCCAATGAAAATGATCCACTGCAAATTCCAGAGAGACCGTTTCCCGTGACCAAGAAACGGGTCGTGTTGGGAGAGCTTAACAACTTGGGAAACGTTGTCGTGTCGATTCAAAATTCGGATTTCACCGAAACCCACGAGTCCAAACGCAAAATCAAGTTGACAAAAACTACAACCAGAAATGTAGTTAAAGACACTGTCGACCCCGAGACTAGTATTAATTCTAGTCCTAAAGTTTATCTGCAGAAATGTGCTTATGGTCCTCTCATTTATCAGCATCTTCACTCCTTGGAG GTTGAGGAAAGGAGGAGGCCTTTGTCTAACTACATGGAGAAGGTTCAGAATAACTTGATTCCTACTATGCGTATGGTTTTAGTTGATTGGTTGGTGGAGGTTGCAGAAGAGTACAAACTTGTTTCAGACACCCTTTATCTCGCAGTGTCATACATCGACAGATTTTTGTCTTCTCACGTTTTAGCCATGGAAAGGCTTCAGCTTCTCGGTGTATCTTGCATGCTTGTTGCATC AAAGTATGAAGAGATCAGTCCGCCTCATGTTGAAGATTTTTGTTACATTACAGACAATACATACACCAGAGAAGAG GTAGTGAATATGGAGAGGGATTTGCTCAGTTTTCTGAATTTTGAGATCAGTAGTCCCACCACAATAACATTTCTCAG AATCTTTATCAAGGCCGCCCAAGATAATTTTTCT TTTCTAACTTTGCAATTTGAATTCTTGAGCTGTTACCTCGCGGAGCTGAGTTTGTTAGATTATAGTTGTGTGCGGTTCTTGCCATCAATGACTGCTGCTTCAGCTATCTTTCTATCAAGGTTTACAGTGTTGCCTAAAGTCCGCCCATGG ACTATGGCACTACAACAATGTACAGGTTATAAACCATCTGAACTGAAGGATTGTGTTCTCGTAATCCATGAGTTGCAATCTGGTAGAAGGGAAGCAACTGGGCGCGcattaagagaaaaatatatgaaTCACAAG TACAAGTGTGTGGCTGCATTGCATCCTCCAGATATTCCTGCTTGCTTTTTCGACGATGCTTGA